Proteins from a genomic interval of Zingiber officinale cultivar Zhangliang chromosome 1B, Zo_v1.1, whole genome shotgun sequence:
- the LOC122056230 gene encoding protein SHI RELATED SEQUENCE 1-like, whose amino-acid sequence MAEFSLGGGRQGASGSGGGDEEGIIPPEGLFLYSSGSGGGSSRSTEAITRGFEIWQQQQQQGVRHPAVQNLHIASAPAALLSFSSEGAAGAPLQEARGMSSSSSSRGGGMSCQDCGNQAKKDCSNLRCRTCCKSRGFECATHVRSTWVPAAKRRERQQHHLLVRSGAASAHPPAAEPSKRPREGAILNRLSTGGTSSGGEISFPAEVSSLAVFRCLRVSSVDEAEEEEFAYQAAVSIGGHVFKGILYDHGPDHSSSSSSATAATLALTAGPSSTSVTVASVPASACLLDPSALYPTPLNAFMAGTQFFPHQGHGHGHGHHHPHHPPPRQ is encoded by the exons ATGGCGGAATTTTCACTAGGAGGTGGTCGACAAGGCGCGAGCGGCAGCGGTGGTGGTGACGAAGAAGGTATCATTCCTCCCGAGGGTTTATTCCTTTACAGCAGCGGAAGCGGCGGAGGCAGCAGTAGATCGACGGAGGCCATCACCCGGGGGTTTGAGATatggcagcagcagcagcagcaagggGTGAGGCACCCGGCGGTGCAGAATCTCCACATCGCCTCGGCGCCAGCGGCGTTGCTCTCGTTCTCGAGTGAGGGGGCTGCGGGGGCGCCGCTCCAGGAGGCGAGAGGGATGAGCTCGTCGTCGTCCTCGCGGGGCGGGGGGATGAGCTGCCAGGACTGCGGCAACCAGGCGAAGAAGGACTGCTCCAACCTGCGGTGCCGCACCTGCTGCAAGAGCCGTGGGTTCGAGTGCGCCACCCACGTCCGCAGCACGTGGGTCCCCGCGGCCAAGCGCCGGGAGCGCCAGCAGCACCACCTCCTTGTCCGCTCCGGTGCAGCCTCCGCCCATCCTCCAGCCGCCGAGCCTTCTAAGCGCCCCCGGGAGGGGGCCATTCTCAACCGGCTCTCCACCGGGGGCACTTCATCAG GCGGAGAAATAAGCTTTCCGGCGGAAGTGAGCTCGCTGGCGGTGTTCCGGTGCTTACGAGTAAGCTCAGTGGAcgaggcggaggaggaggagttcGCGTACCAGGCAGCGGTCAGCATCGGCGGCCACGTCTTCAAGGGCATCCTCTACGACCACGGCCCTGAccattcctcctcctcctcctccgccaccgCAGCCACACTCGCTCTCACCGCCGGCCCCTCCTCTACGTCGGTAACGGTGGCAAGCGTGCCGGCTTCAGCCTGCCTATTGGATCCTTCCGCTCTCTATCCGACTCCGCTCAACGCGTTCATGGCCGGCACTCAGTTCTTCCCCCACCAGGGGCACGGCCATGGCCATGGCCACCACCATCCCCACCACCCCCCACCAAGGCAATAG